Proteins co-encoded in one Actinobacillus succinogenes 130Z genomic window:
- the frdD gene encoding fumarate reductase subunit FrdD → MINTNPKRSNEPPVWLLFSAGGMISALAFPVLILILGILLPLGIISPDGIIAFAHHWFGKLVILVLTIFPAWAGLHRIHHGMHDIKVHVPSGGLIFYGLAVLYTVVAIWGVASI, encoded by the coding sequence ATGATCAATACAAATCCGAAACGTTCTAACGAGCCACCTGTATGGTTATTGTTCAGTGCAGGCGGCATGATCAGCGCACTGGCTTTTCCGGTATTAATCCTAATCTTAGGGATTTTACTGCCTTTAGGTATTATTTCACCGGATGGCATTATTGCTTTCGCCCATCACTGGTTTGGTAAATTAGTGATTTTAGTGCTAACTATTTTTCCGGCCTGGGCGGGTTTACACCGCATCCACCACGGTATGCACGATATTAAAGTACACGTGCCGTCCGGCGGTTTAATCTTCTACGGATTAGCGGTACTTTATACTGTCGTTGCAATTTGGGGCGTTGCGTCAATCTAA
- the galE gene encoding UDP-glucose 4-epimerase GalE translates to MAILVTGGAGYIGSHTVVELLNADKKVVVLDNLCNSSPKSLDRVTQITGKQVKFYEGDVLDRAMLQKIFAENEIESVIHFAGLKAVGESVQKPLYYYENNVGGSIILTDEMLKAGVNTIVFSSTATVYGVPETVPVTEESTVGATTSPYATSKYMVERILADAVKVNPQFSAIVLRYFNPVGAHASGLIGEDPNGIPNNLMPFISQVAIGKLPELSVFGDDYDTPDGTGVRDYIHVVDLAVGHLKALDQHLGQPGLHTYNLGTGVGYSVLDMVKAFEKVNDIKVPYKVVARRAGDIDSYYSSPKKAAEILGWTATHSLEDMMRDTWNWQKNNPQGYEG, encoded by the coding sequence ATGGCAATTTTAGTGACAGGCGGTGCAGGTTATATCGGCTCACATACCGTAGTCGAGCTGCTTAATGCGGATAAAAAAGTCGTCGTATTAGACAACCTTTGTAATTCTTCGCCTAAATCTCTGGATCGTGTGACGCAGATTACGGGTAAACAGGTAAAATTTTATGAAGGAGACGTGCTAGATCGCGCTATGCTGCAAAAAATCTTCGCCGAAAACGAAATCGAATCGGTGATTCACTTTGCCGGTTTAAAAGCCGTCGGCGAAAGCGTACAAAAACCGCTTTATTATTATGAAAATAATGTGGGCGGCTCTATCATTTTGACCGATGAAATGTTAAAAGCCGGCGTAAATACCATCGTATTCAGCTCCACCGCAACGGTTTACGGCGTACCCGAAACGGTGCCCGTCACGGAAGAAAGTACCGTCGGCGCGACTACCAGCCCGTATGCCACATCTAAGTACATGGTGGAGCGCATTCTTGCGGACGCGGTTAAAGTCAACCCGCAATTCAGTGCTATAGTATTACGTTACTTTAATCCGGTCGGCGCTCATGCAAGCGGCTTAATCGGCGAAGATCCGAATGGAATTCCGAACAATTTAATGCCGTTTATCAGCCAAGTAGCCATCGGTAAATTACCGGAACTCTCCGTATTTGGTGATGATTACGATACACCGGACGGTACGGGGGTGCGCGATTATATCCATGTTGTGGATTTAGCCGTCGGTCACTTGAAAGCACTTGACCAACATCTGGGACAACCGGGTTTACATACCTATAATTTAGGAACCGGTGTAGGTTATTCCGTACTGGATATGGTGAAAGCCTTTGAGAAAGTGAATGATATCAAAGTGCCTTATAAAGTGGTTGCCCGCCGGGCGGGGGACATTGATTCCTATTACTCCAGTCCGAAAAAAGCGGCTGAAATTTTAGGCTGGACTGCCACACACAGCCTGGAAGACATGATGCGCGACACATGGAATTGGCAAAAAAATAATCCGCAAGGTTACGAAGGCTAA
- a CDS encoding AmpG family muropeptide MFS transporter, producing the protein MSQQALPKPSLASQIFSRNMLICIFTGFSSGLPFYIISSLLPVWLRSEQVDLEMLGYFTAVTLPFSWKFLWSPLLDRYIPPFLGRRRGWILISQLLLITSLALFGFISPHDNQGLMLIAALATLCSFFSANQDVVLDAYRREILSDNELGLGNSIHVNAYRISGLVPASLSLILSDHLPWQTVFVITALFMLPGIFMTLFLSKEPKIPLGCHRTLKDNVVEPFKEFFGRKGICSALAVLAFIFLYKLGDGMATALISPFYLDMGYSKTQIGLVAKNASLWPMVVASIAGGIIMLKIGINRALWVFGAIQIITILGFAWLAKQGPFEQIGTYQIFALSLVIAAEYIGVGLGTSAFVAFMARETNPLYTATQLALFTSLSALPRATLNTQAGAWINALGYYDYFWLCFLLAIPGMICLYWVAPWNGKNSA; encoded by the coding sequence ATGTCACAACAAGCGTTACCGAAGCCGTCTTTAGCTTCGCAAATTTTCAGCCGTAATATGCTCATCTGTATTTTTACGGGATTTAGTTCGGGTTTACCCTTTTATATCATTAGCTCGCTGTTACCCGTCTGGCTGCGTTCCGAACAAGTAGACTTGGAAATGCTCGGTTATTTTACCGCCGTCACGCTGCCTTTCAGCTGGAAATTTCTGTGGTCACCGCTACTGGATCGCTACATTCCGCCTTTTCTGGGACGCCGCCGCGGCTGGATACTGATTTCTCAGCTTTTACTGATTACATCCTTAGCGCTTTTCGGTTTTATCTCTCCCCATGATAATCAGGGGTTAATGCTAATTGCTGCGTTAGCGACGCTGTGTTCGTTCTTTTCAGCCAACCAGGATGTGGTACTTGACGCTTATCGGCGGGAAATTCTGTCGGATAACGAACTCGGCTTAGGCAACTCCATCCATGTAAACGCCTATCGCATATCAGGTTTGGTACCGGCTTCTTTATCGCTGATTTTATCCGATCATTTACCATGGCAAACCGTGTTTGTTATTACGGCACTGTTTATGTTGCCGGGTATTTTTATGACGTTATTTCTGAGTAAAGAACCTAAAATCCCGCTCGGTTGTCACCGCACTTTAAAAGACAATGTGGTCGAACCTTTCAAAGAATTCTTTGGACGCAAAGGAATCTGTTCGGCACTTGCCGTTCTAGCCTTTATTTTTCTGTACAAATTAGGTGACGGCATGGCAACCGCACTGATTTCCCCTTTTTATCTAGACATGGGCTATAGCAAAACCCAAATCGGACTGGTGGCGAAAAATGCTTCCTTATGGCCGATGGTAGTCGCCAGTATCGCAGGCGGCATTATTATGCTGAAAATCGGTATAAACCGCGCACTGTGGGTGTTCGGTGCGATACAGATTATCACGATTTTAGGTTTTGCCTGGCTGGCGAAGCAAGGCCCCTTCGAACAAATCGGTACCTACCAGATTTTTGCGCTAAGTTTAGTCATTGCTGCAGAATATATCGGCGTCGGATTAGGCACTTCTGCCTTTGTAGCGTTTATGGCACGGGAAACCAATCCTCTTTATACGGCCACCCAGCTGGCATTATTCACCAGTTTGTCCGCACTGCCCCGCGCCACCTTAAACACACAAGCTGGCGCATGGATCAATGCACTGGGATATTACGATTACTTCTGGCTTTGTTTCTTGCTGGCTATTCCGGGCATGATCTGTCTTTACTGGGTAGCGCCATGGAACGGAAAAAACAGTGCCTGA
- the adk gene encoding adenylate kinase, whose protein sequence is MKIILLGAPGAGKGTQAQFIMNKFGIPQISTGDMLRAAIKAGTELGKQAKTLMDAGQLVPDDLIIALVQDRVAQPDCEKGFLLDGFPRTIPQADALKAAGIGIDYVLEFDVADEVIVERMSGRRVHPASGRSYHVVYNPPKVEGKDDVTGEDLIIRADDKPETVLDRLKVYHTTTRPLVDYYQAEAKAGNTRYFRLDGTQPVEAVSRELDKILA, encoded by the coding sequence ATGAAAATCATTCTTTTAGGCGCGCCGGGCGCAGGTAAAGGTACGCAAGCGCAATTCATCATGAATAAATTCGGTATTCCGCAAATTTCAACGGGCGATATGTTGCGTGCGGCAATCAAAGCCGGTACGGAATTAGGCAAACAGGCGAAAACCCTGATGGATGCGGGACAATTAGTACCTGATGATTTAATCATTGCACTGGTGCAGGACCGCGTCGCACAGCCGGACTGTGAAAAAGGTTTCTTATTAGATGGTTTTCCTCGTACAATTCCGCAGGCTGACGCCTTAAAAGCCGCCGGAATCGGCATTGACTACGTTTTGGAATTTGATGTGGCGGATGAGGTAATCGTCGAACGTATGAGCGGTCGCCGCGTACATCCGGCATCCGGTCGTTCATACCATGTGGTTTACAATCCGCCAAAAGTGGAAGGTAAAGACGATGTAACCGGTGAGGATCTGATTATCCGGGCGGACGACAAACCGGAAACCGTATTGGATCGTTTAAAAGTCTACCACACTACCACCCGACCGTTAGTGGACTATTATCAAGCCGAAGCCAAAGCAGGCAACACCCGATATTTCCGCTTAGACGGCACTCAACCGGTTGAAGCTGTGAGCCGGGAACTCGATAAAATTTTAGCATAA
- a CDS encoding siderophore ABC transporter substrate-binding protein, producing MKKTLSVLAAGLVALWSVNVQAGNITVENYAGKQIVPENPRRVVVLDLGALDTLRELDVKDRVVGVSQGNMPGYLSEFSDDKYANMGSLVEPAFENINEAEPDLIIASPRQRKVIDRLKEIAPVFYMDNNYSDYYPSFQQNILALGKIFDREAAAKEKLALLDKRFTALESLTKNKTALVAMVNESRISAFGDKSRYALVYQKFGFTPIDTNLSGSTHGNSVGFEYVAEKNPDYLLVVDRTAAITDKANNAQTVLNNEIINKTKAAKNHHIVYLNAANWYLAFGGLQSMNTMIDEITDSVK from the coding sequence ATGAAAAAAACATTGTCAGTTTTGGCCGCCGGTTTGGTCGCACTTTGGTCGGTAAACGTTCAGGCAGGCAATATCACGGTAGAAAATTACGCCGGTAAACAAATCGTGCCGGAAAATCCCCGGAGAGTGGTGGTGCTGGATTTGGGAGCGTTGGATACGTTACGCGAATTGGATGTGAAAGATCGGGTTGTGGGGGTGTCGCAAGGCAATATGCCGGGCTATCTGAGTGAATTCTCTGATGATAAATATGCCAATATGGGATCCTTGGTTGAACCTGCTTTTGAAAATATTAATGAAGCGGAGCCGGATTTAATTATCGCCTCGCCTCGCCAACGTAAAGTGATCGATCGATTGAAAGAAATCGCACCGGTATTTTATATGGATAATAATTACAGCGATTATTACCCGTCTTTTCAACAAAATATTCTGGCGTTAGGCAAAATTTTCGATCGGGAAGCAGCGGCGAAAGAAAAATTAGCATTGTTGGATAAGCGTTTTACGGCATTGGAGAGTTTGACTAAAAATAAAACGGCATTAGTGGCGATGGTTAACGAAAGCAGAATCAGTGCATTCGGTGATAAATCCCGTTATGCTTTGGTGTATCAGAAATTCGGTTTTACACCGATTGACACCAATTTAAGCGGTTCGACGCATGGAAACAGTGTGGGATTTGAATATGTGGCGGAGAAAAATCCCGATTATCTGTTAGTCGTGGATCGCACGGCGGCGATTACGGATAAAGCCAATAACGCGCAAACGGTGTTAAATAATGAGATTATTAACAAAACTAAAGCGGCAAAAAATCACCATATTGTATATTTAAACGCCGCTAATTGGTACCTTGCCTTCGGCGGTCTGCAATCTATGAATACTATGATCGATGAAATCACCGATTCGGTTAAGTAA
- a CDS encoding iron ABC transporter ATP-binding protein: MTIEIRDICKQYGDRTVVDNVSVSIPQGKITSFIGPNGAGKSTILSIMSRLISPESGEVLLNGESLMSQKSSDIAKRLSILKQSNHFSLRLTVEDLVAFGRFPYSKGNLTKTDRTFIDNAIGYMNLEAFRGQYIDKLSGGQRQRAYIAMTLAQDTDYILLDEPLNNLDMKHSVQIMQVLRKLVSELGKTVVIVIHDINFASCYSDFIIAMKNGKLVEQGAVDEIMRSSVLQKIYDMFIPIQEIDGHKIATYFRHAN; this comes from the coding sequence ATGACAATAGAAATTCGAGATATTTGCAAGCAGTACGGTGATAGAACTGTGGTGGATAATGTGTCCGTCAGCATTCCGCAGGGCAAAATTACCTCGTTTATCGGCCCGAACGGAGCGGGGAAAAGTACCATACTGTCTATTATGAGTCGCTTGATTTCTCCTGAATCCGGCGAAGTGTTATTGAACGGCGAATCCTTAATGTCGCAAAAGAGCAGTGATATTGCCAAGCGGTTATCGATTTTAAAGCAATCGAACCACTTTAGTTTGCGCTTAACGGTGGAAGATTTGGTGGCGTTCGGGCGATTCCCCTATTCCAAAGGAAATCTTACCAAAACCGACCGCACTTTTATTGATAATGCTATCGGTTATATGAATTTAGAGGCGTTTCGCGGTCAGTATATTGATAAGTTAAGCGGCGGACAGCGTCAGCGCGCTTATATCGCCATGACATTGGCACAGGATACGGATTATATCCTGTTGGACGAGCCCTTGAATAATCTGGATATGAAACATTCCGTGCAGATTATGCAGGTACTCCGCAAACTGGTGTCCGAGTTAGGTAAAACCGTGGTGATTGTGATTCATGACATCAATTTTGCTTCCTGCTATTCGGATTTCATTATCGCCATGAAAAACGGAAAGTTGGTCGAACAGGGCGCGGTAGACGAAATTATGCGAAGCAGCGTATTACAGAAAATTTATGATATGTTCATTCCTATTCAGGAAATCGATGGACATAAAATCGCCACCTATTTTAGACATGCCAATTAA
- a CDS encoding iron chelate uptake ABC transporter family permease subunit — MKSKCGQKLMILGVLTLITVALYLFYRLPNRWEYALYHRSLSLVAIVITGSAIALATMIFQTIVNNRILTPSILGLDSLFLLIQTLIIFLFGSATLMSVNPTVLFLVSTGSMVLFAVMLYHFLFSKERQNIFFLLLVGIVFGTLFQSLTTFMEVLIDPNEFLIAQDIGFASFNRINTAILWLAAAVLLAGILITLRYLCYLDVLSLGRDVAINLGVPYQRLTKQLLVLVAVLVSVSTALVGPLTFLGLLVMNVTFEFMPTHKHKILIPAAMLISIITLLTGQVLVSQVFTFNTTLSIIINFVGGVYFIYLLLRTSKK; from the coding sequence ATGAAATCGAAGTGCGGTCAAAAATTAATGATTTTAGGCGTATTAACGCTGATTACCGTCGCCCTGTATTTATTTTACCGTTTACCGAACCGTTGGGAATACGCGTTGTATCACCGCAGTTTGAGCTTAGTGGCGATAGTTATTACCGGGAGTGCTATTGCATTGGCAACCATGATTTTTCAGACTATTGTGAATAATCGGATTCTGACACCGAGTATTTTGGGGTTGGACAGTCTGTTTTTATTGATTCAGACCTTAATTATCTTTTTATTCGGTTCTGCCACGTTAATGTCCGTGAATCCGACGGTGTTGTTTTTAGTATCTACCGGCAGTATGGTGCTGTTTGCCGTGATGCTATATCACTTCCTGTTTAGCAAAGAACGGCAAAATATTTTCTTTCTGTTATTGGTGGGTATTGTTTTCGGTACGCTGTTTCAAAGTCTGACTACCTTTATGGAAGTGTTGATTGATCCGAACGAATTCTTAATTGCCCAGGATATCGGTTTTGCCAGTTTTAATCGTATTAATACGGCTATTTTATGGCTGGCGGCAGCGGTATTGCTGGCGGGAATTCTGATTACGCTACGGTATTTATGTTATCTCGATGTGTTGTCTTTAGGACGGGATGTTGCTATTAATCTCGGTGTGCCTTATCAACGTTTAACCAAGCAATTGCTGGTTTTAGTTGCCGTATTGGTGTCGGTTTCCACCGCATTAGTAGGTCCGTTAACGTTTTTAGGGCTATTAGTCATGAACGTTACCTTTGAATTTATGCCGACGCATAAACACAAAATACTGATTCCTGCGGCGATGCTGATTTCCATTATTACGCTGCTTACGGGGCAAGTACTGGTCTCGCAGGTATTCACCTTTAATACGACATTGAGCATTATTATTAATTTCGTCGGTGGCGTATATTTTATTTATTTACTGTTGAGAACGAGCAAAAAATGA
- a CDS encoding ABC transporter permease, producing the protein MLKRRYLFCLLILLSLISLFIGVSTVNIEGLLHFDADQWSIFLVSRLPRLVSILIAGSALSICGLVMQQLSRNRFVSPTTAGTMDSARLGILIAILLFPSASMLLKTAIAVAVSFSGTLLFMTILSHLKFKDAIFVPLVGIMFGNIISSIAAFIAYKEDLLQNLSGWLQGDFSLVMAGRYELLYFSIPALLVAYLFANRFSIVGMGQDFATNLGLNYKQVMYLGLAIVATVSSVIIISVGVIPFLGLIIPNMVTLYLGDNLKKILSHTALLGAVFVLICDIFGRLIIYPYEIAINTVVGVLGSGIFLVLLFKRYQHG; encoded by the coding sequence ATGTTGAAGCGTCGTTATCTTTTTTGCCTCCTCATTTTACTTTCTCTGATATCTTTATTTATTGGCGTAAGCACGGTAAATATTGAAGGATTATTACATTTTGACGCTGATCAATGGTCAATTTTTCTGGTCAGTCGCTTACCGCGCTTAGTCAGTATTTTAATTGCCGGTTCGGCATTAAGTATCTGCGGGCTCGTTATGCAGCAGCTGAGTCGCAACCGGTTTGTTTCGCCTACCACAGCAGGCACGATGGATTCGGCTCGTTTGGGCATTCTGATTGCGATATTGCTGTTTCCTTCGGCCTCAATGTTACTGAAAACGGCGATCGCCGTAGCGGTATCTTTTTCAGGCACATTGCTGTTTATGACGATTCTGTCTCATTTGAAATTTAAAGATGCTATTTTTGTACCTTTGGTAGGAATTATGTTTGGGAATATTATCAGCTCGATTGCGGCATTTATCGCCTATAAAGAGGATTTGCTGCAAAATTTATCGGGGTGGTTGCAGGGCGATTTTTCATTGGTAATGGCGGGGCGTTATGAACTGTTGTATTTCAGTATTCCCGCTTTGCTGGTGGCGTATTTATTTGCCAATCGGTTTTCTATTGTGGGAATGGGGCAGGATTTTGCTACCAATCTGGGGTTGAATTACAAGCAGGTGATGTATTTAGGCTTGGCGATCGTAGCGACGGTATCGTCGGTTATTATTATTTCGGTGGGCGTGATTCCGTTTCTGGGGTTGATTATTCCCAATATGGTAACGCTTTATCTGGGAGACAACCTGAAGAAAATTCTTTCTCATACCGCTTTGCTCGGAGCGGTATTCGTTCTGATATGCGATATTTTCGGACGTCTGATTATTTATCCTTATGAAATCGCCATAAATACTGTAGTAGGCGTGTTGGGCAGCGGCATTTTTTTGGTTCTTTTATTCAAGCGGTACCAGCATGGTTAA
- the mepM gene encoding murein DD-endopeptidase MepM, with the protein MTQHVKLARDRRRRKSRIKALIFFCAVVCIVAGGILSLKDTVEHKSEQTAEEIAYHTLQNETADKESRAMPNKEESEATSYDDELSDKDDEVDEIKINPNDFDLSEPLPEEAQNVVDNLLDAIDQAKRITDQFNHSVARGDTLKDVLELSGLEDDTSKKLIASYPELKHLKAGQQVYWILDNNNDLEYLNWLVSEKEERVYERRDDGKFARQIIEKKSVWKKEVLRGHISTSFRAGLRSLGLDGRQINQLTTALQWQFSMKKLQKGDNFAILISREYLGDKLTGQGNVEAIHIKSQNRSYYAIQAENGRYYNRQGETLGKGFSRYPLQRQARVSSPFNPQRRHPVTKRIRPHKGVDFALPVGTPVIAPADAIVEKVAYQAGGAGRYIVLRHGREYQTVYMHLSKPLVRAGQSVKRGERIALSGNTGISTGAHLHYEFHINGRPVNPLTVKLPGINNAMRDSERKVFLARAKSVERQLKF; encoded by the coding sequence GTGACTCAGCATGTCAAATTAGCCCGAGATAGACGCAGAAGAAAATCGCGTATTAAAGCGTTGATTTTCTTCTGCGCCGTCGTGTGTATTGTTGCGGGCGGGATTTTGAGCCTGAAAGATACGGTGGAACATAAATCGGAACAAACGGCGGAAGAAATAGCCTATCACACCTTACAAAATGAAACGGCGGATAAAGAAAGCCGTGCAATGCCGAATAAAGAAGAGAGCGAAGCTACATCTTACGATGACGAATTGTCCGATAAAGATGATGAAGTGGATGAAATTAAAATTAATCCCAATGATTTTGATTTAAGCGAACCTTTACCGGAAGAGGCTCAAAATGTCGTGGATAATTTATTGGATGCGATTGATCAGGCAAAACGGATTACCGATCAATTTAATCACAGTGTGGCGCGCGGCGACACGTTAAAAGACGTATTGGAATTATCCGGTCTGGAAGACGACACCAGTAAAAAATTAATTGCCAGTTATCCCGAATTAAAACATTTGAAGGCGGGACAACAGGTCTATTGGATCCTGGATAACAATAATGATTTGGAATATTTAAACTGGTTGGTTTCCGAAAAAGAAGAACGTGTATATGAACGTCGAGACGACGGAAAATTTGCTCGTCAGATTATTGAGAAAAAAAGCGTTTGGAAGAAAGAGGTGTTACGGGGACATATATCTACTTCTTTCCGTGCCGGTTTGAGAAGTCTGGGATTGGACGGACGCCAAATAAACCAGTTAACCACGGCGCTTCAATGGCAATTTAGTATGAAAAAGCTGCAAAAAGGCGATAATTTTGCCATCTTGATTTCGCGCGAATATTTAGGAGACAAACTGACCGGGCAAGGTAATGTAGAAGCTATTCATATTAAGAGTCAGAATAGGAGCTATTATGCCATTCAGGCGGAAAACGGGCGTTATTATAATCGTCAGGGGGAAACGCTGGGTAAAGGTTTTTCCCGTTATCCGCTTCAACGTCAAGCGCGGGTTTCTTCACCGTTTAATCCGCAACGACGTCACCCGGTGACAAAGCGTATTCGTCCGCATAAAGGTGTGGATTTCGCTTTACCGGTGGGAACGCCGGTGATTGCGCCTGCCGACGCTATTGTGGAAAAAGTGGCTTATCAAGCGGGTGGTGCCGGTCGTTATATCGTATTGCGCCACGGACGTGAATATCAAACCGTTTACATGCACTTGAGTAAACCGCTTGTGCGGGCGGGGCAGTCCGTAAAACGAGGTGAACGTATTGCGTTGTCCGGTAACACCGGAATTTCGACCGGCGCTCATTTGCATTATGAATTCCATATTAACGGCCGTCCGGTGAATCCGCTGACGGTGAAACTACCGGGAATCAATAACGCTATGCGGGATTCGGAACGTAAGGTTTTCCTGGCGCGAGCCAAATCGGTGGAACGCCAGCTTAAATTCTGA
- the znuC gene encoding zinc ABC transporter ATP-binding protein ZnuC: protein MKISAIRVPLVELDNISVIFGQKIALQNINLQIFPNTVITIVGPNGAGKSTLLKVLLKLQPPTTGSVKYNKNLRIGYVPQKIHLNHSLPLTVQKFLSLKKDVRPADIKNALEHLSISHLAQSAMQKLSGGEMQRVLLARAMLNKPNLLVLDEPTQGVDINGQAELYQLIHQARENLNCAILMVSHDLHIVMADTNEVVCINRHICCAGTPETVSNDPTFIQHFGDQYSKNVAFYTHHHNHRHNMHGDVCCLGNQSCSQHMTVKK from the coding sequence ATGAAAATCAGCGCTATTCGTGTTCCTTTGGTTGAACTGGATAATATCAGTGTTATTTTTGGACAAAAGATCGCCTTACAGAACATCAACTTACAGATTTTCCCCAATACGGTAATTACCATTGTCGGTCCTAACGGAGCAGGAAAATCTACCCTACTGAAGGTTCTGCTTAAACTGCAGCCGCCTACAACCGGCTCGGTCAAATACAATAAAAATCTGCGTATCGGTTACGTACCGCAAAAAATTCATCTTAATCACAGCCTGCCGCTCACCGTGCAAAAATTTTTATCCCTAAAAAAAGACGTCCGCCCTGCAGACATTAAAAATGCACTGGAGCATTTGTCCATATCGCATTTGGCGCAAAGCGCCATGCAGAAACTTTCGGGCGGCGAAATGCAACGGGTACTACTGGCTCGCGCCATGTTAAATAAGCCGAATTTACTGGTATTGGACGAACCCACCCAAGGCGTGGATATTAACGGACAAGCGGAACTCTATCAACTTATCCATCAAGCCAGAGAAAACTTAAATTGCGCCATATTAATGGTCTCTCACGATCTGCATATCGTAATGGCGGACACTAACGAAGTTGTTTGTATCAACCGGCATATTTGCTGTGCGGGAACGCCCGAAACCGTATCGAATGATCCGACATTTATCCAGCATTTCGGCGATCAATATTCCAAAAACGTAGCATTTTACACCCACCATCATAATCACCGTCATAATATGCACGGTGATGTCTGTTGTTTGGGAAATCAATCCTGTTCGCAGCATATGACAGTGAAAAAATAA
- the znuB gene encoding zinc ABC transporter permease subunit ZnuB, translating to MLEILLPAWLTGILLSFITAPLGAFVVWRKMAYFGDTLAHSALLGVALGIFLDINPYLAILILTVMLAVVMVWLESNTQYSVDTILGIIAHSCLSLGVVTVGLLQNVRVDLMGYLFGDLLAVTFEDLGFISVGVITVLSVLIYLWKPLISTTVSPELAQVEGINIRRMRFILMILTALTIALSMKFVGALIITSLLIIPAATARRFARTPEMMAGFAVIISMLTVSMGLILSAFYNTAAGPSVVICSAALFLLSLIKKESF from the coding sequence ATGTTAGAAATTCTACTTCCCGCTTGGTTAACCGGGATTTTACTCTCTTTCATTACGGCACCGCTCGGAGCCTTCGTCGTATGGCGAAAAATGGCATATTTCGGCGATACTCTCGCCCACTCCGCCCTGCTTGGCGTAGCGTTAGGTATTTTTCTGGACATCAATCCTTATCTCGCTATTTTAATACTGACCGTCATGCTCGCCGTCGTCATGGTATGGCTGGAAAGCAACACCCAATATTCCGTCGATACTATTCTCGGCATTATTGCCCACAGCTGCCTGTCGCTCGGTGTCGTCACCGTCGGATTGTTGCAAAACGTACGCGTAGACTTAATGGGATATTTATTCGGTGATTTGCTTGCCGTGACTTTTGAAGATCTAGGGTTTATATCCGTCGGTGTCATAACAGTACTCAGCGTGCTGATTTATTTGTGGAAACCGTTAATTTCCACCACGGTAAGTCCGGAACTGGCGCAAGTCGAAGGCATTAATATCCGCCGTATGCGCTTTATTTTAATGATTCTCACCGCCTTAACCATCGCTCTCAGCATGAAATTCGTCGGCGCATTAATTATTACTTCACTGTTAATCATTCCCGCCGCGACCGCCAGACGCTTTGCCCGCACACCGGAAATGATGGCGGGGTTCGCCGTCATCATCAGTATGCTGACGGTTTCCATGGGCTTAATTTTGTCCGCTTTTTACAACACTGCCGCCGGTCCGTCGGTGGTCATTTGTTCAGCCGCGCTGTTCTTATTATCGCTAATCAAAAAAGAATCCTTTTAA